The following proteins are encoded in a genomic region of Thiomonas sp. X19:
- a CDS encoding D-alanyl-D-alanine carboxypeptidase family protein, with translation MPRSLALLALAAALSCACLAQAAPKPAAAPAPAPLTTGVGNVPTGPTAALLESVPLPNMQARSWLVLDMTSNQILAEQNADQQEAPASLTKLMTAYLTFKALKDGSVKLNQMVTETNEAWRTGGSRMFIDPRVPVSVNDLLLGMIVQSGNDAAMTLAQAVGGSVSAFVGMMNRQAQQWGLKGTHFMDPTGLPDPGHHTTARDLSVIAAHIIRDFPADYTRYFKVKEFTYNHITQPNRVSLLFTDPSVDGMKTGYTKEAGYCMITSAQRNFPNGPRRLLTVVMGTPSEHARGAESEKLLNWAFQNFDDIHVATANKPVLGAHVWKGEKDHVQLGSFDTLAVSVPRGDGAKIKTTVQRPDPLVAPIARGQKIGTLQVTLDGKPIASYPLVALDAVPQAGFFKRVWDSLRLAIK, from the coding sequence ATGCCCCGATCCCTGGCCCTGCTCGCACTGGCGGCAGCGCTGAGCTGCGCCTGCCTCGCCCAGGCCGCCCCGAAACCTGCCGCCGCGCCCGCACCCGCCCCGCTCACCACGGGTGTGGGCAATGTGCCCACCGGGCCCACGGCGGCACTGCTCGAATCCGTGCCGCTGCCCAATATGCAGGCACGCAGCTGGCTGGTGCTGGACATGACCAGCAACCAGATCCTGGCCGAGCAGAATGCCGACCAGCAGGAGGCTCCGGCCTCGCTGACCAAGCTGATGACGGCTTATCTCACCTTCAAGGCGCTGAAAGACGGCTCCGTCAAGCTGAACCAGATGGTGACCGAAACCAACGAGGCCTGGCGCACTGGCGGCTCGCGCATGTTCATCGACCCGCGTGTGCCGGTGTCGGTCAATGACCTGCTGCTGGGCATGATCGTGCAGTCGGGCAACGACGCCGCGATGACCCTGGCGCAGGCCGTGGGCGGCTCGGTCTCGGCCTTCGTCGGCATGATGAACCGCCAGGCGCAGCAATGGGGCCTGAAGGGCACGCACTTCATGGACCCGACCGGCCTGCCCGACCCGGGCCATCACACCACCGCGCGTGACCTCTCCGTCATCGCCGCGCACATCATCCGCGACTTCCCCGCCGACTACACCCGCTACTTCAAGGTCAAGGAATTCACCTACAACCACATCACCCAGCCCAACCGCGTGAGCCTGCTGTTCACCGACCCCTCGGTGGACGGCATGAAAACCGGCTACACCAAGGAGGCGGGCTACTGCATGATCACCTCGGCGCAGCGCAACTTCCCCAACGGCCCGCGCCGGCTGCTGACCGTGGTGATGGGCACGCCGAGCGAGCACGCACGCGGCGCCGAAAGCGAGAAGCTGCTGAACTGGGCGTTCCAGAACTTCGACGACATTCATGTGGCGACGGCCAACAAGCCGGTGCTCGGCGCCCATGTCTGGAAAGGCGAGAAAGACCATGTGCAGCTCGGCAGCTTCGACACCCTGGCGGTGAGCGTGCCGCGCGGCGACGGCGCCAAGATCAAGACCACGGTACAGCGCCCCGACCCCCTGGTGGCGCCCATCGCCCGAGGCCAGAAAATCGGCACCCTGCAGGTCACGCTCGACGGCAAGCCCATTGCCAGCTACCCGCTGGTGGCGCTGGACGCCGTGCCGCAAGCCGGTTTCTTCAAGCGCGTGTGGGATTCACTGCGCCTGGCGATCAAATAA
- a CDS encoding alpha/beta hydrolase, with amino-acid sequence MNRNTQRERIAGPVGWIEVAVDTPAQPPRGLALVAHPHPLHGGTLDNKVAQTLARAWLQLGYCTVRPNFRGVGGSEGSYDAGRGETEDLRTLLRHYTATLAARLELEPTTLPLALAGFSFGAFVAAQLAQSMHAEGRSIGHLTLVGPAVVSFPVPALRQGDGTQLAERLLVIHGEQDEVVPLTAVLDWARPQQQPVLVMPGAGHFFHGLLTPLKDWVSTWHGTARSD; translated from the coding sequence ATGAACCGCAACACCCAGCGCGAGCGCATTGCCGGCCCGGTGGGCTGGATCGAGGTGGCGGTCGATACGCCGGCGCAACCGCCGCGCGGCTTGGCGCTGGTCGCCCACCCCCACCCTCTGCACGGCGGCACGCTGGACAACAAGGTGGCGCAGACCTTGGCGCGCGCCTGGCTGCAGCTGGGCTACTGCACCGTGCGGCCGAATTTTCGCGGCGTCGGCGGCAGCGAAGGCAGCTATGACGCCGGGCGCGGCGAAACCGAAGACCTGCGCACCCTGCTACGCCATTACACGGCGACGCTTGCGGCCCGGCTTGAGCTGGAACCGACAACGCTGCCACTTGCGCTCGCCGGCTTTTCCTTCGGCGCCTTCGTCGCTGCGCAACTCGCACAATCGATGCACGCCGAGGGCCGCAGCATCGGCCATCTCACGCTGGTCGGCCCGGCGGTGGTCAGCTTTCCTGTGCCCGCCCTGCGGCAGGGCGACGGCACACAGCTGGCCGAACGCCTGCTCGTCATCCACGGCGAACAGGACGAGGTGGTCCCGCTCACGGCCGTGCTGGACTGGGCGCGGCCGCAGCAGCAGCCGGTGTTGGTGATGCCCGGGGCGGGGCATTTCTTCCACGGCCTGCTCACGCCGCTCAAGGATTGGGTCAGCACCTGGCATGGCACCGCCAGGAGCGATTGA
- a CDS encoding ferredoxin, with protein sequence MSHYAHHIFFCLNQREGGRPCCAARGAEAAFDHCKQAVKAAGLSGPGQVRVNRAGCLDRCEEGPACVVYPEGVWYTYVDQHDIDEIVERHLKAGEVVERLLLPDAAPLATPAP encoded by the coding sequence ATGAGCCACTACGCCCACCATATTTTCTTCTGCCTCAACCAGCGTGAGGGCGGCCGCCCCTGCTGCGCGGCGCGCGGCGCCGAAGCCGCGTTCGACCACTGCAAACAAGCGGTGAAAGCCGCAGGTCTGTCCGGGCCCGGACAGGTGCGTGTGAACCGCGCCGGCTGCCTCGACCGCTGCGAGGAGGGCCCGGCCTGCGTGGTCTATCCCGAAGGCGTCTGGTACACCTATGTGGACCAGCATGACATCGACGAAATCGTCGAGCGCCACCTCAAGGCCGGCGAGGTGGTCGAGCGCCTGCTGCTGCCCGACGCTGCGCCACTCGCAACACCCGCACCATGA
- a CDS encoding VanZ family protein — MKHAPSVFSRYALAAYWLLVLYASLYPFSGWRWQGLSPLDFVIAPLPRYITLGDIWLNVAGYLPLGLLAAASLRPRWTGWRAWLLASIACSLMSFAMETSQAFLPVRVSSNVDWITNTLGGVLGAALAVWLLPRLSLSQRVRQLRERWFARDASLGLLLLAAWPLALLWPPPALFATGQVAGSLAQSLIDTSLTAPDVTAPFARWFNSDALLALTTPQPMGAQQQAWIAATMLMAALWTSAALTHSGAPRVRIGLALTLAGLTAMSLSAALGFGPEHALAWATPAATHGLALGLVIGLPLTHLPRRLCAALALIALICGLWWINQAGPDPYYAQNLQTWSQGLFIRMFGLPQWLSWLWPYVAGLYLLGRVVRPGAAT; from the coding sequence GTGAAGCACGCCCCTTCGGTGTTTTCGCGCTACGCACTGGCGGCTTACTGGCTGCTGGTGCTGTACGCCAGTCTCTATCCCTTTTCCGGCTGGCGCTGGCAGGGCCTGAGTCCGCTCGACTTCGTCATCGCGCCGCTGCCGCGCTACATCACCCTTGGCGACATCTGGCTCAACGTCGCCGGCTATCTGCCGCTCGGCCTGCTGGCGGCAGCCAGCCTGCGCCCGCGATGGACGGGCTGGCGCGCCTGGCTGCTGGCGTCCATCGCTTGCAGCCTGATGTCGTTCGCGATGGAAACCTCGCAGGCCTTCCTGCCGGTGCGCGTGTCGTCCAATGTCGACTGGATCACCAACACTCTGGGCGGGGTGTTGGGCGCGGCGCTGGCGGTGTGGCTGCTGCCACGGCTGTCACTCAGCCAAAGGGTGCGCCAGCTGCGCGAGCGCTGGTTCGCGCGCGATGCCAGCCTCGGGCTGCTGCTGCTGGCGGCGTGGCCGCTGGCCTTGCTCTGGCCGCCTCCGGCGCTGTTCGCCACCGGCCAGGTGGCGGGCAGCCTGGCGCAAAGCCTGATCGACACCAGCCTGACCGCGCCCGATGTCACGGCCCCATTCGCACGCTGGTTCAATTCCGACGCCCTGCTGGCCCTGACCACGCCGCAGCCCATGGGTGCGCAGCAGCAGGCCTGGATCGCCGCGACCATGCTGATGGCGGCGCTGTGGACCAGCGCGGCGCTGACGCACAGCGGCGCGCCACGCGTGCGCATCGGCCTGGCGCTGACGCTGGCTGGGCTGACGGCCATGAGCCTGTCGGCCGCGCTGGGCTTCGGCCCCGAACACGCGCTGGCCTGGGCCACGCCCGCGGCCACGCATGGCCTGGCGCTGGGCCTGGTCATCGGCCTGCCGCTCACCCATCTGCCGCGCCGGTTGTGCGCTGCGCTGGCGCTGATCGCGCTGATCTGCGGGCTGTGGTGGATCAACCAGGCCGGGCCCGATCCGTATTACGCGCAAAATCTCCAAACCTGGAGCCAGGGCCTGTTCATCCGCATGTTCGGCCTGCCGCAATGGCTGAGCTGGCTGTGGCCTTACGTCGCCGGGCTCTATCTGCTGGGGCGCGTCGTGCGGCCTGGCGCAGCAACCTGA
- a CDS encoding CopD family protein — translation MVFLWVKALHIIFVISWFAGLFYLPRIFVNLAMVSPGSEAERQRLLLMARKLYRFMTILMIPAIGFGLVLWLYYGIGLRGPGNGWMHAKLTLVLVLLGFHHACGRVLRKFEQGRNTRSHVWFRWFNEVPTIAMFIIVPLVVIKPSF, via the coding sequence ATGGTTTTTCTCTGGGTCAAGGCTCTGCACATCATTTTTGTCATCTCGTGGTTCGCCGGCCTGTTCTACCTGCCTCGCATCTTCGTCAATCTGGCCATGGTGTCGCCCGGCAGCGAAGCCGAGCGTCAGCGCCTGCTGCTCATGGCCCGCAAGCTCTACCGCTTCATGACCATCCTGATGATTCCCGCAATCGGCTTCGGCCTCGTGCTGTGGCTGTATTACGGCATTGGCCTGCGCGGCCCGGGCAACGGCTGGATGCATGCCAAGCTGACCCTGGTGCTGGTACTGCTGGGCTTCCACCATGCCTGCGGGCGCGTGCTGCGCAAGTTCGAGCAGGGCCGCAACACCCGCAGCCACGTGTGGTTTCGCTGGTTCAACGAGGTGCCCACCATCGCCATGTTCATCATCGTGCCCCTGGTCGTCATCAAGCCATCGTTCTGA
- the hemB gene encoding porphobilinogen synthase, whose translation MVTANYPALRMRRLRRDDFTRRLVREHSLSVNDLIYPVFVLDGRQRYEAVASMPGVERLSLDLLLGVAEDCVKLGIPVLALFPVIAPELKTPDGAEAANPDGLVPRVVRALKLEFPQLGVLTDVALDPYTSHGQDGLLDDTGYILNEPTVAMLVRQSLVQAQAGVDIVAPSDMMDGRIGAIREALEAQGHIHTRIMAYSAKYASAFYGPFRDAVGSAKNLGKSDKKAYQMDPGNSDEALREVQLDITEGADMVMVKPGMPYLDILRRVKDAFRMPTFVYQVSGEYAMLKAAAQNGWLDGDAVMMESLLGFKRAGADGILTYFARDAARLLRGSCVNAKPPGFSARA comes from the coding sequence ATGGTTACCGCCAACTATCCGGCCTTGCGCATGCGCCGCCTGCGCCGCGACGACTTCACCCGGCGTTTGGTCCGCGAGCACAGCCTGAGCGTCAATGACCTGATCTATCCCGTGTTCGTGCTCGACGGCAGGCAGCGGTATGAAGCCGTGGCCTCCATGCCGGGAGTCGAACGCCTCAGCCTGGACTTGCTGCTGGGCGTGGCCGAAGACTGCGTCAAGCTCGGCATTCCGGTGCTGGCGCTGTTCCCGGTGATCGCCCCGGAACTGAAAACGCCCGATGGCGCCGAGGCCGCCAACCCCGACGGCCTGGTGCCGCGCGTGGTGCGTGCGCTGAAATTGGAATTTCCGCAGCTCGGCGTGCTCACCGATGTGGCGCTGGACCCCTACACTTCCCATGGCCAGGATGGTCTGCTGGACGACACCGGCTATATCCTGAACGAGCCGACGGTGGCCATGCTGGTGCGACAGTCGCTGGTGCAAGCGCAGGCTGGAGTGGACATCGTCGCTCCCAGCGACATGATGGACGGGCGCATCGGCGCCATCCGCGAGGCGCTGGAGGCGCAGGGCCACATCCACACCCGCATCATGGCCTACAGCGCCAAATACGCCAGCGCCTTCTACGGCCCGTTTCGTGATGCCGTGGGTTCCGCCAAGAATCTGGGCAAGTCGGACAAGAAGGCGTATCAGATGGACCCGGGCAACTCCGACGAGGCGCTGCGCGAGGTGCAACTCGACATCACGGAGGGCGCCGACATGGTGATGGTGAAGCCGGGCATGCCCTACCTGGACATCCTGCGGCGGGTGAAAGACGCCTTCCGCATGCCCACCTTCGTCTATCAGGTGAGCGGCGAATACGCCATGCTCAAGGCCGCGGCGCAGAACGGCTGGCTCGATGGCGATGCCGTGATGATGGAGTCCCTGCTCGGATTCAAGCGCGCCGGCGCCGACGGCATCCTCACTTATTTCGCGCGCGACGCGGCGCGCTTGCTGCGCGGGTCCTGCGTGAACGCGAAGCCGCCTGGCTTCAGTGCCAGAGCGTGA
- a CDS encoding CopD family protein, which yields MNGLLIFVHLVGAMVWMGGMAFVLFSLRPAAFAALEPPLRPRLILASLRRFFPLVWGSIALLLASGLWLMLQAGFAHAPPAWHAMFGIGLVMMALFGHIYFAPFKRARRAAAEQDWSRVAQSLQQIHKLVVINFTLGWIAIALVTLWH from the coding sequence ATGAACGGCTTGCTGATTTTTGTCCACCTGGTGGGCGCGATGGTCTGGATGGGCGGCATGGCCTTCGTGCTGTTCAGCCTCAGACCCGCCGCATTCGCCGCGTTGGAGCCCCCCTTGCGGCCGCGCCTCATCCTCGCGAGTCTGCGGCGCTTCTTCCCCTTAGTCTGGGGCAGCATTGCGCTGCTGCTGGCCAGCGGGTTGTGGCTCATGCTGCAGGCGGGTTTCGCCCATGCCCCACCGGCCTGGCATGCCATGTTCGGCATCGGCCTGGTGATGATGGCGCTGTTCGGGCACATCTATTTCGCGCCGTTCAAGCGTGCGCGCCGCGCGGCTGCGGAGCAGGACTGGAGCCGGGTGGCCCAGTCGCTGCAGCAGATTCACAAACTGGTGGTGATCAATTTCACGCTGGGCTGGATCGCCATCGCGCTGGTCACGCTCTGGCACTGA
- a CDS encoding ATP synthase subunit I has translation MLAKPGVSVWTVVGLQALVGALVAIAAYGIAGLPAALSALYGCIVVMLPAALFAGGMRAWLVKLQPAFALFGFAFGELLKIALTVVLLLLAPRLLPGLSWPAMLVGLVATLQVYWIALVWRGKLRGKAPKA, from the coding sequence ATGCTGGCCAAGCCGGGTGTCTCGGTGTGGACCGTCGTTGGGCTCCAGGCCTTGGTGGGCGCGTTGGTCGCGATTGCGGCGTACGGCATCGCCGGTCTTCCGGCCGCGCTGTCGGCTTTGTATGGTTGTATCGTGGTCATGTTGCCGGCGGCATTGTTCGCCGGTGGCATGCGCGCCTGGCTGGTGAAGCTGCAACCAGCATTTGCGCTGTTCGGGTTTGCTTTTGGTGAGCTGCTGAAAATTGCGCTGACCGTGGTTCTTTTGCTCCTGGCGCCTCGCCTGCTTCCCGGCCTGAGCTGGCCGGCGATGTTGGTGGGCCTGGTGGCGACCTTGCAGGTGTACTGGATCGCTCTTGTATGGCGCGGCAAGCTGCGCGGCAAAGCGCCCAAAGCCTGA
- the atpB gene encoding F0F1 ATP synthase subunit A, whose amino-acid sequence MSADQQSITAGEYIIHHLTHWTSGPRTGVIDFGIVDIDSITVSVALGLLACFILWRVARHMTSGTPGRMQAAVEFLVEFVDEQARGIVRSAKSREFVAPLAFISFVWIVMMNAMDLLPVDLLPRLWQGAGAMAGHNPEHMYLRVVPTADLSIALGMSITILLLSLYYGMRIKGVGGWVHELFTAPFGNHFLLWPLNFAMQLLEYLAKTLSHGMRLFGNLYAEEILFMIIALMGAAGLSSLTGWTLFFGNIVAGFAWSVFSMLIIVLQGFIFMMLTLVYIGQAHDHH is encoded by the coding sequence ATGTCTGCAGACCAGCAATCCATCACCGCCGGCGAATACATCATCCACCACCTGACGCACTGGACCAGCGGTCCGCGCACGGGTGTGATCGATTTTGGCATCGTCGACATCGACTCGATCACCGTCTCGGTGGCTCTTGGCTTGCTCGCCTGCTTCATCCTCTGGCGCGTGGCCAGGCACATGACCAGCGGCACGCCCGGCCGCATGCAGGCCGCGGTCGAATTCCTGGTCGAGTTCGTCGATGAGCAGGCACGCGGCATCGTGCGCAGCGCCAAGTCGCGCGAGTTCGTCGCGCCGCTGGCGTTCATCTCCTTTGTCTGGATCGTGATGATGAACGCGATGGACTTGTTGCCGGTCGACCTGCTGCCGCGTCTGTGGCAAGGCGCTGGCGCCATGGCCGGGCACAACCCCGAGCACATGTATCTGCGCGTCGTGCCGACCGCGGACCTGTCCATTGCCCTCGGCATGTCCATCACCATTCTGCTGCTGAGTTTGTATTACGGCATGCGGATCAAGGGAGTCGGTGGCTGGGTGCATGAGCTTTTCACCGCCCCGTTCGGCAACCATTTTCTGCTGTGGCCGTTGAACTTCGCCATGCAGTTGCTCGAATATCTGGCCAAGACCTTGTCGCACGGCATGCGACTGTTCGGCAATCTGTATGCCGAAGAAATCCTGTTCATGATCATTGCCCTCATGGGGGCTGCGGGTCTGAGCAGCCTGACCGGGTGGACGCTGTTTTTCGGCAATATCGTGGCGGGTTTCGCCTGGTCCGTTTTCAGCATGCTGATCATCGTGCTGCAAGGTTTCATTTTCATGATGCTGACCCTGGTCTACATCGGCCAGGCTCACGACCATCATTGA
- the atpE gene encoding F0F1 ATP synthase subunit C, translated as MEHVLGYVALAAGLIIGLGANGACIGIGIMGSKYLESAARQPELMNELQTKMFLLAGLIDAAFLIGVGLAMMFTFANPFVLK; from the coding sequence ATGGAACACGTTCTCGGCTATGTCGCTTTGGCTGCGGGTCTGATCATCGGTCTGGGTGCCAATGGCGCCTGCATCGGCATCGGCATCATGGGCAGCAAATACCTCGAATCCGCCGCGCGCCAGCCCGAGTTGATGAACGAACTGCAAACCAAGATGTTCCTGCTGGCCGGCCTGATCGACGCGGCCTTCCTGATCGGTGTCGGTCTGGCGATGATGTTCACCTTCGCCAACCCCTTCGTGCTGAAGTAA
- a CDS encoding F0F1 ATP synthase subunit B — translation MHLDATLIAQLVVFLLLAWFTAKFVWPPITKALDERAKKIADGLAAADRAKAELASANKEVEQELARSHHESAQRLAEAERRAQAIIEDARKKAEEAGEVIITQARAEADQQLIKARESLRDQVAGLAVKGAEAILHREVNPQVHADLLARLKAEL, via the coding sequence ATGCATCTGGACGCAACACTGATTGCGCAGCTCGTGGTGTTCTTGCTGCTGGCGTGGTTCACGGCGAAGTTCGTCTGGCCACCTATCACCAAGGCATTGGACGAGCGCGCCAAGAAAATCGCCGACGGCTTGGCTGCGGCGGATCGCGCCAAGGCCGAACTGGCTTCGGCCAACAAGGAGGTCGAGCAGGAGCTTGCCCGTTCGCATCATGAAAGCGCGCAACGTCTGGCCGAAGCCGAGCGCCGCGCGCAAGCCATCATCGAGGATGCACGCAAGAAGGCCGAGGAAGCCGGCGAGGTCATCATCACCCAGGCCAGGGCCGAGGCCGACCAGCAACTGATCAAGGCTCGCGAGAGTCTGCGTGACCAGGTTGCCGGGCTGGCCGTGAAGGGCGCCGAGGCCATCCTGCACCGCGAGGTCAATCCGCAGGTTCATGCCGATTTGCTCGCCCGGCTCAAGGCCGAACTGTGA
- a CDS encoding F0F1 ATP synthase subunit delta, with translation MAELATIARPYAEAIFRAVQNQPASESLEHVAASLNALAVIARDPQIRTLAGDPQLPADKLGALLLSAMPQQAGAAVRNLLQVVLENRRLAALPEIAEQFHQLKDAAQHRAEAVISSAFPLEPAQLEALLPALERKFGCKLYTRVEIDPGLIGGVRVAVGDEVLDTSVRARLDAMRVALTA, from the coding sequence ATGGCTGAACTCGCCACCATCGCGCGGCCTTATGCCGAAGCGATCTTCCGGGCCGTACAAAACCAGCCCGCATCCGAGTCGCTGGAGCATGTCGCCGCGTCGCTGAATGCGCTTGCCGTGATCGCGCGCGACCCGCAAATCCGGACTCTCGCGGGCGACCCACAGCTTCCTGCCGACAAGCTCGGTGCCCTGCTGCTGTCGGCCATGCCGCAGCAAGCCGGCGCTGCCGTGCGCAACTTGCTGCAGGTCGTGCTCGAAAACCGACGCCTGGCCGCCTTGCCTGAAATCGCCGAGCAGTTTCACCAGCTCAAAGACGCCGCGCAGCACCGTGCCGAGGCCGTCATCAGCAGCGCCTTTCCACTGGAGCCGGCGCAGCTCGAGGCTTTGTTGCCCGCGCTCGAGCGCAAGTTTGGTTGCAAGCTCTACACCCGTGTCGAAATCGATCCCGGGCTGATCGGCGGTGTGCGCGTTGCCGTGGGCGACGAGGTGCTCGACACCTCGGTGCGCGCACGGCTCGACGCCATGCGCGTTGCTCTCACAGCCTAA
- the atpA gene encoding F0F1 ATP synthase subunit alpha: MQLNPAEISELIKSRIEGLGATADVKNQGTVVSVSDGIVRVHGLSDVMQGEMLEFPANKDGQPTFGLALNLERDSVGSVVLGEYGHISEGDTVKCTGKILSVPVGPELIGRVVNTLGVPIDGKGPVNAKMTDVVEKVAPGVIWRKSVSQPVQTGVKAIDAMVPIGRGQRELIIGDRQTGKTAVAVDAIISQKGKDLICIYVAVGQKASTVANVVRKLQEYGAMEYTIVVAATASDSAAMQYLAPYSGCTMGEYFRDRGRDALVIYDDLTKQAWAYRQISLLLRRPPGREAYPGDVFYLHSRLLERAARVNEEYVEKFTNGEVKGKTGSLTALPIIETQAGDVSAFVPTNVISITDGQIFLETDLFNAGVRPAINAGVSVSRVGGAAQTKIIKKLSGGIRTDLAQYRELAAFAQFASDLDDATRRQLERGRRVVELLKQPQYQPVQVWQLAASLYAVNNGYLDDVDVKQLLGFEKGLHDYLQSKHAALVESIESKKDLSKDDEALLKTAIAEFKKNGAY, translated from the coding sequence ATGCAACTCAATCCCGCAGAAATTTCCGAACTCATCAAAAGCCGCATCGAGGGCCTTGGTGCCACCGCCGACGTCAAGAACCAGGGCACCGTGGTGTCCGTGTCCGACGGCATCGTGCGGGTGCACGGCCTGTCCGACGTGATGCAGGGCGAAATGCTCGAATTCCCGGCGAACAAGGACGGTCAGCCCACCTTCGGCCTGGCACTCAACCTGGAGCGCGATTCCGTCGGCTCGGTGGTTCTGGGCGAATACGGCCACATCTCCGAAGGCGACACGGTCAAGTGCACCGGGAAGATCTTGTCCGTCCCGGTTGGCCCGGAACTCATCGGCCGGGTGGTCAACACCCTGGGCGTGCCCATCGATGGCAAGGGCCCGGTGAATGCGAAGATGACCGACGTGGTCGAGAAGGTCGCGCCCGGCGTGATCTGGCGCAAATCGGTCTCGCAGCCGGTGCAAACCGGGGTCAAGGCCATCGACGCCATGGTTCCGATCGGACGTGGCCAGCGCGAACTGATCATCGGCGACCGCCAGACCGGCAAGACGGCGGTGGCGGTGGACGCCATCATCAGCCAGAAGGGCAAGGACCTGATCTGCATCTATGTTGCCGTAGGCCAGAAGGCTTCGACGGTTGCCAACGTCGTGCGCAAGTTGCAAGAGTACGGCGCGATGGAGTACACCATCGTTGTCGCCGCCACGGCGTCCGACTCGGCCGCAATGCAGTACCTGGCCCCTTATTCCGGCTGCACCATGGGCGAGTATTTCCGCGACCGCGGCCGCGACGCCCTGGTGATCTATGACGACCTGACCAAGCAGGCCTGGGCTTATCGCCAGATTTCCTTGCTGCTGCGCCGCCCCCCGGGCCGCGAAGCCTATCCCGGCGACGTGTTCTACCTGCACAGCCGTCTGCTCGAACGCGCTGCCCGCGTGAACGAGGAATATGTCGAGAAATTCACCAATGGCGAAGTCAAGGGCAAGACCGGCTCGCTCACCGCGCTGCCCATCATCGAAACCCAGGCGGGTGACGTCTCGGCCTTCGTGCCGACGAACGTGATCTCCATCACCGACGGCCAGATTTTCCTCGAGACCGATCTGTTCAACGCCGGTGTGCGCCCCGCCATCAACGCCGGCGTGTCGGTGTCGCGCGTGGGCGGTGCGGCACAGACCAAGATCATCAAGAAGCTGTCGGGCGGCATTCGTACCGACCTGGCGCAATACCGCGAACTCGCGGCCTTCGCCCAGTTTGCCTCCGACCTCGACGACGCCACGCGTCGCCAGCTCGAGCGCGGCCGTCGCGTGGTCGAACTGCTCAAGCAGCCCCAGTACCAACCGGTTCAGGTGTGGCAACTCGCCGCATCGCTGTATGCGGTGAACAACGGCTATCTGGACGACGTCGACGTCAAGCAGTTGCTGGGCTTCGAGAAGGGCTTGCACGACTATCTGCAGTCCAAGCATGCTGCCCTGGTGGAGAGCATCGAGTCGAAGAAAGACTTGAGCAAGGACGACGAAGCCCTCTTGAAAACGGCCATCGCCGAATTCAAGAAGAACGGCGCGTATTGA
- the atpG gene encoding F0F1 ATP synthase subunit gamma — translation MPGMKEVRVKIKSVQNTRKITKAMEMVAASKMRKAQERMRAARPYAEKVRSMTANLSQANPEYSHPFMVARSPVRKVGVILVTTDKGLCGGLNTNILRALTQNIKEWQGEGVAVQACAIGNKGLQFFNRLGVNVVSQLVQMGDKPHLDKLIGPVKVVLDAYERGEIDAIYIAFSSFVNTMKQQPRVEQLIPLSKQAMSTSDAERKQHSWDYIYEPDAKPVIDALLVRYIEALVYQAVTENMACEQSARMVAMKAASDNAKTVISELQLVYNKSRQAAITKELSEIVGGAAAV, via the coding sequence ATGCCTGGAATGAAAGAAGTTCGCGTCAAGATCAAGAGCGTGCAGAACACGCGCAAGATCACCAAGGCCATGGAAATGGTCGCTGCCTCCAAAATGCGCAAGGCGCAGGAGCGCATGCGTGCAGCCCGGCCTTACGCCGAGAAGGTGCGCTCCATGACCGCCAACCTGAGCCAAGCCAACCCCGAGTACAGCCACCCCTTCATGGTGGCGCGTAGCCCGGTGCGCAAGGTGGGCGTCATCCTGGTGACCACCGACAAGGGCCTGTGCGGCGGCCTCAACACCAATATCTTGCGTGCCCTGACCCAGAACATCAAGGAATGGCAGGGTGAGGGCGTTGCCGTGCAGGCCTGCGCCATTGGCAACAAGGGTTTGCAATTCTTCAACCGCCTGGGTGTCAACGTTGTCTCTCAGTTGGTGCAGATGGGCGACAAACCGCATCTGGACAAGCTCATCGGCCCGGTCAAAGTGGTGCTCGACGCTTATGAGCGTGGCGAGATCGACGCCATCTACATCGCGTTCAGCAGCTTCGTCAACACCATGAAGCAGCAGCCGCGGGTCGAACAGCTCATCCCGCTGTCCAAGCAGGCCATGAGCACGTCCGATGCGGAGCGCAAGCAACACAGCTGGGACTACATCTACGAGCCCGATGCCAAGCCGGTGATCGATGCGCTGCTGGTGCGCTACATCGAGGCGCTGGTCTACCAGGCCGTGACCGAGAACATGGCGTGCGAGCAATCGGCCCGCATGGTGGCGATGAAGGCGGCGTCTGACAACGCCAAGACGGTGATCAGTGAACTGCAACTGGTCTACAACAAGAGTCGCCAGGCCGCCATTACCAAAGAATTGTCTGAAATCGTCGGGGGCGCAGCCGCCGTTTAA